Genomic DNA from Buchnera aphidicola (Nurudea shiraii):
TTTTTAATGTTGAAAATAATTCTACTGATATATTATTATTTGAAAGTACTAACTTGTTAGAACGTACACAATTTAATTTTTGATTTCTCTTAGATATATTTACTTTATCTGCTTTACTTAATAAAATTAAAATTGGAATACAATGTAACTTTGCTAAATTAAGTATAATCTTATCCCAATATTTTATAGGACGTCGAATATCTATTAACATTACTAGTCCTATTAAACATTTTTGAATTTCTAAATATCGAAAAATTATATTTTTAAAAGTTAATTTGATATTTTTGGAAGTTTTAGAATAACCATAACCAGGAAAATCTACTAAACGCATTCCAGGAAATATTTCAAAAATATTAATTAATTGTGTTCTTCCTGGAGTTTTACTTACTCTAGTTAGTTTTGTTTGATTAGTTAGAGTATTAATTACAGTAGATTTTCCAGAATTAGAATATCCTAAAAATGCAATTTCAAATCCATATTTATATTTTTCTTTCTTTATATTAAAAATACTTTTTAAAAACACAGTATTACAATAATTAATTTCACACAAAATAAAATTCCTAAGAACATATAATGAATTTATGATCTTAATACAAAACATAAATTTTGTAAAAACACAAATATCAACAACACTATTTTAAAATTTATAAAAATGTAGTCCTCTCTAAATACATAGTTTTTAACTATATCATCTAAAAACTAAATATGAAATAATTACTATTTCTATATAATTATGTTAGAATTAGAACTCAATAATATGATGTTTTATCATATTTAAAGCACTTTTAAAACATATAACATATAACATGAATAAAAATTTAAGAAACATAGCTATTGTGGCTCATGTTGATCATGGAAAAACTACTCTAGTAGATAAATTATTACAACAATCAGATACTTTTAAAAATCAAAAAAACATATCTGAACGAATCATGGATTCAAACGATTTAGAAAAAGAAAGGGGAATTACTATTATTTCAAAAAATGTTTCCATTCAGTGGAAAAATTATCGAATTAACATAATTGATACACCTGGGCATTCTGATTTCGGGGGGGAAGTAGAAAGAATTCTATCTATGGTAGATTCTGTTCTATTAGTCGTAGACGCGTTAGACGGACCTATGCCACAAACGAGATTTGTTACTAAAAAAGCCTTTGACTATAAAATCAAACCTATCGTAGTAATTAATAAAATTGATCGAAAGTATGCAAGATCAAATTGGGTTCTTGATCAAATTTTTGATTTATTCGTTAATTTAAATGCTACCGATGAACAATTAGATTTTCCTATAGTATATACTTCAGCTTTACTAGGAACTTCTGGAATAGATTGCAAAAAAATGCAACCTGACATGTCATTATTATATAAAACTATAATTAAACATACGCCTCCACCCAAAACAAACCACAATAGCTCACTCAAAATGCAAATTTCTCAATTAGATTATGATAATTACCTAGGAAAAATTGGAATTGGTCGAATCCATCAAGGATCTATTAAACCCAACCAAACCGTAGTAATTGCAAACAACCAAGGCATAAAAACTACTAAAAAAATAAAAAATGTACTAAGTTATTTTGGTTTAAAAAAAATAAATACTCAATTAGCACACTCTGGGGATATCATAGCTATCACAGGAATTGAAGAATTAAATATATCCGATACTATTTGCGATCCTAACAATATCGATCCATTACCAAATTTAAGAATTGATAAACCTACAGTAAGAATGACATTTTCTGTCAATACTTCCCCATTTTCTGGAAAAGAAGGAAAATATGTTACATCTAGACATATATTAAATCGATTAAAAAAAGAGATAACTCATAATATCTCCTTAAGATTTAAAGAAACTAAAAATTCCAATACTTTTCTAGTATCTGGAAGAGGAGAACTGCACTTATCAATATTAATTGAAAATATGAGAAGAGAAGGGTTTGAACTAGAAATATCACGTCCAGAAGTAATTATTCGAACTATTGAAGGAATCAAAAAAGAACCATTTGAAATAGTTGTATTAGACATTGAAGAAAAAAATCATGGAGCAATAATGAAATTGTTAGGAGAAAAAAAAGGAAAAATTTCTAATATTACTTCAAATAAAATAGGTCGAATACAAATTAACTGTATTCTTAGTAGCAATTCTTTAATTGGGTTCAAATCAGAACTCGAAACCGTTACTTCAGGGTCCGGAATATTTTATTCTTCTTTTAGTCATTATGGAAAAATTCAATTTAAAAATTTAGGATTACGAAAAAACGGAGTTTTGATTTCAAAACACACAGGACAATCAGTAGGATTCTCCTTATTTAGTTTGCAAAATAGAGGAAAACTATTTATAGGACATGGAGAAAAAGTATATGAAGGACAAATCATTGGAATTCATAAAAGAAATAATGATTTAACTGTGAATTGTTTATTAAGCAAAAAATTAACTAACATGAGAGCCTCAGGATCAGACGAAGCAATAACATTAACTCCACCTTTAAAAATTAATTTAGAATATGCTATTAATTTTATAAATCATGACGAATTAATAGAAATAACTCCATCGTCTATTAGATTAAGAAAAAAGATCCTCAAAGAAAACGAAAGAAAAATTTTTTTAAGAGAAAAATTATTTAATAAATAAAAAATTATTTATTTACATAAATTGAAAAGTTATTTATATTTTATTTTTATATTAAGACAAAATTGTATCATTAAAAATGAACATCAAATTCTATTATTAACTCGTTATATTGAACAAAATAATTATTTTAATTCAATAGATTTTTTATAAGTTCACTGTTTTTCCTAATTTGGTATTTTTTTGATAAATGTTCTACTTGAACAATACGACATAAATCTGATACAGCAATTTTGAAATTATCATTTATAACCAAATAGTCATATTCAACATAATGTTTCATTTCAGACACTGCTTGTTTCATTCTTTTTTCTATCACAGCATCACTATCTTGTGCCCTCTTATATAATCTTCTACGCAATTCATTTCTAGATGGTGGAAGTATAAAAATACTTCTAGAATCTGGAATTTTTCGACGAATTTGTTGAGCCCCTTTCCAATCAATATCTAAAAAAATATCTATTCCAGTAAGTAAACGGTCATATATTTCTTTTTGAGATGTCCCATAATAGTTATTAAATACCTTCGCATATTCTAAAAATTTTCCCGTTTCAATCATTTTTTCAAATTGACTAATAGAAACAAAATAATAATGCTTACCATGACATTCACCTGGTCTAATTACACGAGTAGTATAAGATATTGACACATGTATTTTAAATATAAAATTAGAATTTAATATTCCTTGAATTAAACTAGATTTTCCCGTTCCACTAGGAGCAGAAATAATAAATAATATACCTTTTGTCATAATTCTTATAAAATTTAAACGATTTTTAACATATTTAGAAAATTGTAAGAATACAAAATTTAAAATTTATTTAAACTGCTATAATTGCCTTTATAGGAGGATGTGAATTATATCTCAATAAACTAAAATCTTGTATGCAATAATTAAATATACTTTTAGGCTTGTTATTGAATTTTAAAGTTGGAAGGCAATAAGGTACACGCAACAATTGTTCTTGAGCCTGTTCAGTATGATTTTTATACAAATGAACATCACCTCCTGTCCATAACAAGTTTCCTACTTTTAAACAACACTGTTGTGCTATCATATGAGTTAACAAAGCATAACTAGCAATATTAAACGGAAGTCCTAAAAAAACATCACAAGAACGTTGATATAATTGACAACTTAACACGTCATTTAAAACATAAAATTGAAATAACACATGACATGGAAATAAAGCCATACTTTCTAATTCTCCTACATTCCAACTAGATACTAATATCCTTCTAGAATAAGGATGATATTTTATTTGCCTAATCACATTATCTATTTGATCAATTTCTAAACCATTAGAAGACTTCCATTTTCTCCATTGTTTTCCATAAATAGGACCAAGATTACCTAATTTATCTGCCCATT
This window encodes:
- the yihA gene encoding ribosome biogenesis GTP-binding protein YihA/YsxC, with translation MCEINYCNTVFLKSIFNIKKEKYKYGFEIAFLGYSNSGKSTVINTLTNQTKLTRVSKTPGRTQLINIFEIFPGMRLVDFPGYGYSKTSKNIKLTFKNIIFRYLEIQKCLIGLVMLIDIRRPIKYWDKIILNLAKLHCIPILILLSKADKVNISKRNQKLNCVRSNKLVLSNNNISVELFSTLKNIGLNKLKSQVNFWINENVT
- the typA gene encoding translational GTPase TypA → MNKNLRNIAIVAHVDHGKTTLVDKLLQQSDTFKNQKNISERIMDSNDLEKERGITIISKNVSIQWKNYRINIIDTPGHSDFGGEVERILSMVDSVLLVVDALDGPMPQTRFVTKKAFDYKIKPIVVINKIDRKYARSNWVLDQIFDLFVNLNATDEQLDFPIVYTSALLGTSGIDCKKMQPDMSLLYKTIIKHTPPPKTNHNSSLKMQISQLDYDNYLGKIGIGRIHQGSIKPNQTVVIANNQGIKTTKKIKNVLSYFGLKKINTQLAHSGDIIAITGIEELNISDTICDPNNIDPLPNLRIDKPTVRMTFSVNTSPFSGKEGKYVTSRHILNRLKKEITHNISLRFKETKNSNTFLVSGRGELHLSILIENMRREGFELEISRPEVIIRTIEGIKKEPFEIVVLDIEEKNHGAIMKLLGEKKGKISNITSNKIGRIQINCILSSNSLIGFKSELETVTSGSGIFYSSFSHYGKIQFKNLGLRKNGVLISKHTGQSVGFSLFSLQNRGKLFIGHGEKVYEGQIIGIHKRNNDLTVNCLLSKKLTNMRASGSDEAITLTPPLKINLEYAINFINHDELIEITPSSIRLRKKILKENERKIFLREKLFNK
- the gmk gene encoding guanylate kinase, which produces MTKGILFIISAPSGTGKSSLIQGILNSNFIFKIHVSISYTTRVIRPGECHGKHYYFVSISQFEKMIETGKFLEYAKVFNNYYGTSQKEIYDRLLTGIDIFLDIDWKGAQQIRRKIPDSRSIFILPPSRNELRRRLYKRAQDSDAVIEKRMKQAVSEMKHYVEYDYLVINDNFKIAVSDLCRIVQVEHLSKKYQIRKNSELIKNLLN
- the thyA gene encoding thymidylate synthase — protein: MKSYLLLLKKILKKGKTRQDRTGIGTLSIFGYNMKFNLKVGFPLLTTKKCHFPSIVYELLWFLKGDTNIKFLNDNKVFIWNEWADKLGNLGPIYGKQWRKWKSSNGLEIDQIDNVIRQIKYHPYSRRILVSSWNVGELESMALFPCHVLFQFYVLNDVLSCQLYQRSCDVFLGLPFNIASYALLTHMIAQQCCLKVGNLLWTGGDVHLYKNHTEQAQEQLLRVPYCLPTLKFNNKPKSIFNYCIQDFSLLRYNSHPPIKAIIAV